The genomic interval CGATGTGCGCGAGGCGCATGCCGACGCGGTCGATATCGTATTGCTGCGGGGATAttgatgtcgatgttgacgacgaagaggaggaggaggatccCGAcgtcgaagaggaagaggaagtcgTCGAGGCTGGTAGTGGTGCTGGGGGTGGGGGAGTTGCTCGCTGAGAGTCGCAAATAGCCAAGGGCGATAGAGGCAGGTATCTGCGCGCCGAGGCCAGCGTCGAAGCCAGGATCTTATCGCGCATGGCGTTCTGGAAATAGCGGAACAGCTCCGACTCATTGGACAGGTGCCACTCCAGGGCCTCCTCGATAGGACCGATGacctcgtcggcgacgaCTTCGTCGAGACAGCACGCGGCGCCCGCGAACCGGGCGATCTCCAGCGCGACACAGCGCATATTCCGCAGCCAGCACGCCCCGCCGCGGAGATCTGGGTCGTCGTCTGCGCTGGCGGTGCGTGCGCCGCCCGACCCGTCTTCCAGCAGTGACCAGATCCGCGAGCGGAAGGTGGAGTATGTCTCGGCGGGTGCGGAGAGATACCGCTTCTGCGTGTGCACGTACGACTCGAAGATGTACCAGGCCACGTCGAGGTTGACCAGGTTCTGCGCCGTCGAGCGTAGCTGCCACAGCCGGTCGGAATCGAAGAGGAATGTCTCTGGGAAGTCTTCCGGCGCGTGGAATTGCAGCAGATGGCCGCTTATCCCGCGGAAGAGCGCTTCCAGCGGTCTGAAGTCTTTTCCTGTCTCAGCCTCGATGGGAGAACTCCTTTGGTCATCCTCTTGCTGGGCTGCTTCCCGTGCGGCGAGGTACCAGAGCCGTGCGGATTCGACCTGGAACGTGCCGTGGCTGGTTTTGCCCTGGAAATACTCTTGCAGAAAGGGCACTGTATCTTCGATGAGAAGGACCCGAAATGCGCGGATCTGGTGGTTGGCCACGTCCTGTGAAACGAGTCAATTGAGAATTCTCGGCTCCGTATGGAAGAATCATACCAGCTTCATTGCCTCTAAAATGGCGAATAGCGTCTGCAAGCCGTCGACGATTTTATGTGGATCTTGGGATTGCGATCCTTCGGTGATCTGCTCAACCATGCGGTCCGCCCATTCGTCGCGCATCGGTGCGCAGTGTGTCTTGAAGAGAGCGGCCAGCCATGTTGCCAGCGCTACCATGTCCAGGACTCCCTTCCGGATCTGCTGCATGAGAAGCGGCACTTCGAGGTTTTGCGTGACGCTGGCATGGTCGTCTGTCGGGACCAAGGTCTTGATAACCTCCTGTAAAGTCTCGAACATGGTTGGCAGCCGAGGCTCGAATGTCTTGCGCGTGCCTTCGGTTCCCTCTTCGGGGACAGTGTCGGTGTTGGCAGCGCAGAAGGAATAGATGGCGATCTCCGCTGCCATGGCATCCCAGTAGTCGGCGGCCTCTTTCCGCTTGCGTTTGCCCTTCTCCCCCTCTAAATCCGGCTTGAAGTGCAGGTCGCGGTCGAAGTTGGCGTCCATGCGCAGATTGATGTTGCTCATGATGCACGGCAGATCGAGCTCGCTcagcgtcttcttcgtcaccGGCGGCTGTCGTTTCGCCCTACCCAGTAGCCGCACGTTGCGCGAGGATAGCCCCAACGCTTGTGGGACGGCCATGGCTTCTGGCGAGGGCTTGGAGGGCTCATGGGGAGCTCGTGGCGCAGCGACGGATGCATGGCGGGACGCTCTGGGGGGATGTAAGAAGGTCGGCTGTTGGCGACGGCGCAGCGGTTGCAAGTTGGACGGAGTGTCATGATGGCTGTGGGAGTTGGATCTCTCTTTTGAACGGCCGCTGCCAGCTCCGTAGGCGTCCAAAGGCCCTTCACCGTCCTCCTGTTTGCGGGCCTCTTTGGTGCCCTGGAGATCCATGGCTGGTTCTCCGGGCTCTAGGATGTAGTGTCAGACGAGGGTAATTCCAGCGAGACTCAGTCATCGCCCCTTACCACTAAGGAAGTAGCGTCGAAATGCTGTTGAAATAAGCGCCCTATCAATGTATGCAACTTACTAGGCTCTGTTGAAAGAACGCCGGTTTTGCCTGAGGCAGGCAGTCAGCCACTCGATGGGTGAGGCGTGCGATCTGCACTCGACGGTCGCCTCGTGTTGATTGATGGGAATTAattccaaaaaaaagaaaaaagaaaagggcaAAGCACAAACAGCTAACCCAGCGGGATGGGGTCGCGCAGGGAAGGGAAGCAAACAATGACCAGAACCACGCAGACGAACGATTGACTTGGgcaaaaagaagagaagaaaaaaaagaaaaagttCCAAAAGCGACGGGATAATGGGGCCGACTGATATAGGATCTCAGGGACGTTTTCAACATGACGGGAGCAACATCGGCTCATCAGAGTGAGGCTGCCCGGATTCGGGGGGACGCAAGCAGAGAGCACAttccagctgctgctgctaccCGAGCGATGAACAGGACAACACTAGTGAGTTCAAAGGTTGCTCACAGGGGAGAAAGGAGTGGACACCGCCATTTTGTGATCGATGATGGATTAAGATTGATGATCCAGGAGGTGATCCATCCCCATCCAAGGGGGCGATCGATCGAGCGACGCCTCACTTTGGCACTGGCCACTCCCTGGCTCAACCCACGCGAGGACTCGCCTCACCCAGATCATTGCGCGGGGAACCGCCCGCCGTGAGGATGTGGTCGGTTTGGCGATCTGTCTGGCCTGTCGGGATCGACTCCAGACTTGGCCAGGCTCGGGTTTGCTCCGGTTGTACACATCCAAAACGGGTTCCAGTTAGGGCTCCGGATTGGGTGCCTGCTAGATGCCTGAGAATGCTGGCATCCAGTCACTCCTTCATCACTAATTTGGATCGTCATTGATACATCGAGGAGGCCTAGAAGGAGGCGGGGGACGATCGAAACTGTTTTGGACTGTACGGTTTCCATCCTGAAACAAAATATCGCCGCGCCCTCGATAACAACCGCCCATCCTTATTGACACCAGAATCCGGACATCCACCCGCTCTGAATAAGCACTTCACCCGCATCGTCAAAATGGCCTTCTATCAGGTCAGAAGAAGGAATTGCCCGAATTCAATTCTTCAGATCAACCGATACGCTGATTGTCCAGCTCGTTCCGGCCATGGACCTCGCCGTGATGCTGTACGTCCTCCAAATAGTCTGGACAGCCGGAGGACTATTCTCGCGATCAAAGACCGCCCAGTTTGCAGTCCATGATTTACCAAACAGTCCCTCTTTACCGTCCAGCTGGGCTGGTCGATTGCCAGTCCCGGGCACGAAGGGAGGAAATGCGCTCTTTTTCTGGCTCTTCCAGACAGAAGACCCGGCCTACGACGACAATCTGATCAGTGAGTTCTGCCTCAAGAAACAACATGACCGTACACTAATGACGCAGTCTGGTTCAATGGCGGACCGGGATGTTCGTCCTTGATAGGACTAGCCAACGGGAATGGGCcgatctccttcgtcggCAACTCAACCCAGCTGAAGCAAAACCCTTACTCATGGACACGGTTCGGCCATGTCCTGTACGTGGACCAGCCCGTGGGAACAGGCTTTTCGACTGCTAGCAACCCTTATCCGGTGCGCGACAACGAGCGCACGACGGCCGATTTTGCGCGGTGGCTGCATTCGTTCTTCGCGCATTTCCCGCACCTCCAATCAAAGCAAATTCACCTCATCGGCGAGTCTTATGCGGGCATCTACATACCTTACTTCGCAACCGCGCTTCTAGAAGGAGAACATGCATTCCCGCTTCGTCTGCGCTCAATGTCACTCGGCGATGGGTCCTGGGGCAATGCGGCAGCCATGTCGTCGGTAGCAATGGGTGCATACATGCGTTCACAGAACGGTCTCCTCCAGATTCCGGAGGATGTTATGAAGATCTTTACAGAGGCAGATCAAACCTGCGGGTTTGATGACGTGCTAGCAGAAGCAGCCGTCTATCCTCCCAAGAGCAAGATTCATATCCCCGGACACCCGGAGAACTTGAATTACCGCCgtcaacaacagcagcggAGGTATGACCCGACGCCGGCCTTAGACGGCGAGTGCGACATCCAGCCCTCCACCGCAGCAGAGGTTTACACCTCTATCTTCAACTCGACGTGCTACGGCCCATgcgccaccttctccacAGCAGTGGACTACCTCCTAGCCAGAGGCACAGACAAACAAGCCTGTTTCGACGTCTACGACATCCACCACGACTGCAACACCATCGACCCACTGCACCTCCTGGAAGCATACTTCAGCCGCGCGGATGTACAAGCCGCCCTCCACGTTAAGCACAGCGGCACATACAGCCCCTGTAACCCAACCATCCTGAGCACCCTCCTCGAAGCGCCGTCACCAATTCCACCAGAGTACCATCTCCTCCCAAACCTGGTAACGAAGCACAATATCTCTCTGCATCTTTATTCTGGGGAATGGGATATGCTGATCAACCACCTCGGCGCGGAACTTTCCATCCAGAACATGACATGGCGTGGTGCGCAGGGTTTCTCGCAGAATCCATCTCGATTGTTTTATGGAGATGATGCTGCGCCGTCGTCATCCTTTTCTGCCACAACGAGGTCACCGAAAGCGACACTCTCCAAAACTGTTAGCACCGAGACCTTAGGTGGCGTGGCGGGAACGTGGGCTGCTGAGCGCGGAGTGTCGTATCATCTCTTTCGGGGGGCAGGGCATAGTGTCTTTGCTAATAAGCCGCGAGAGATGTTTGCTTATGTGCGAGATGTGGTGATTCGAGGGAAGGCGGACTGAACTTGAGGATGCTTGAGGGTGTCAATGGGGAGACGGGCATTTGAGAATACTTCAATAGTTGCTGGTGCTCAGCATTTAAAGTAGTACAGAATTGTACCACGGAAAGACGAAAACGCATCCTGCCTCAACTGAATGATTCAAGTAGCAGTTAGCTAGGAGAATCGCATATACTAACTACAGTCCATCGTCTCCTTCAGACAGGCTTCTTAGCCAAGATCCAATGAAACGGGACGTCATGAGAAACCCCATCCTGTTCTTCGACATCAGTCACCACCTCATCAATCACCACCTCAAACCCAATTTCCCCGATTATGGCTCTCGTTTTGTCTTTCCCCCATCCACTCCAATACATCGCGCCCTTCGTACCACCCAACCACGACTGAGCAGAAGAGCTCTCAAACTCGGTCGCAGCGAAGTTGGCCAGGAAATGTCCGCCAGGTTTCAACCATCCGTAAATGCGGCGCAGCATGGTAGTCTGCTCATCACGCGGAAGATGGATAACGGAATACATAGCCAACACCGCATCGAAGTGCTCTTTGTCGAATTTCAATTCCATCATGTCGCCTTCTATGAGCCTCACTGACTCCGGAAGTCGCTTCTTCGCCAATTGAATCTGTGCCGCGGAGATGTCGTTCGCGGTTACACTGGTGTTTTCTCGGGCGGCTAGAACTTCGGTCACTGGCACGCCGGCGCCGCAGCCTAGCTCGAGGATATTCATTCCGGTTGCCCCCTTGTCAGGAGGGCCGTGGTGTTTCAGCATGGCTTCGACATAAGAAAGCCGTACACCGTGGCTTGATTGCGTCCAGGTTAGATATGTCGGCGCGATATCGTCGTAGGCCTGTCTGATGCCGTCTTTGATTTGGGGGGCGTTGTCTGGCTCGTTCATTTTGAGAGTGTGGGTCTGGAGTTTGGGTTTACTCTTTGACTGATGGTTATGAATTTAGAAAAACAATTAGGGTTCAATCGCATGGGCTGAATTGAGTCGGTCCTGGGATAAGATGTAATTTGGATTTAGGTAGTGGGGAAGCCCCTCTTAAACGGAATTTTCTATAAAAGTGACTCATTTGGGACGGGGACTCATTTGGGTCGAGCTGCCGGCAGGCAGACCGGGCCTCGGCAGGCTTGGTTTCGGCGCACAACCAGATCTTCTGTCCAGACATGatgggaaggagggaggTGAAAAGAATAGCAAAGCAGTAAAATATGAATCCAGGAACTTTAGATTTGATCGCGAATGACACAGACTTTGGGTACTCGGACTTGCCCTATGGCTGGGACGTTCTGTTTACCTGCGGAGAAATGTTTCAAGCCTGATTATTAACCGTTTATTAGTTGAGCAGTTTAACGAGAGCACTAGTTTAGTCTTAGTTAAGTTAATGGTCAAAGGTGACTAACTCATGGTATATAGATGAGTCATCTTTGCAATATCATAGGTTTTATTTTGTTTTAAACACTTGGTTCTCAACCATACCTCGTTTTATTTTatcttgttttcttctttcataATGGAGCCAATTTCCCCCCCAGTTTTCCGGACTGAGCGTCTCGAACTTCGTCCACTCGTAGACAGCGACGCGGAGGGAATGTACGATATCCGGTCTAGGGAGGAGACTATGAAGCATAGGTATGTATGACTAGTCTCCTAGGAGATTGGATATGTCTTAAACAAGTGAAATTGGAAACTATTTACTAAATATTCCAAACTAGTTTCAGAAAAGTCCCTGATATAGATATCTCAGATACTAGGGAATGGATTCGGGCGTTCTCAACTTCAAATCTAAAGATCGGATACGCGGTGAGGGAAATACATACAGACACCCTACCAGTATCTGATCAGGAGGGTAAGGGTAAGATATTCCAATCTAAGATCGCTCTATTTCTATTTCTACAATACACCTTTGTCTACATACAGTACTGATTCTATCAATAGGCCGCATCGTAGGATCACTCTATGTGGGGCTCGAGGGCATTCAACGTGCAGATTACCTTAGATGGGAACTGGGCTATACCTTTCACCCTGACTTTTGGGGGAAGGGATATGCGACTGAGGCCGTACGGGGGCTTGTGAAGATGTGGTCACGAATTCATGAGCTGGTTCTTGCTCCGACAGCACTAAGTCCCACGACAGAGTTGGTTGCGATTGCAAGGAAGGCGAATAAAGCAAGTATTAATGTCCTGATTAAGAGTGGGTTTGTACAGATTACGGAGTTCCTGGGTATATTTGGCTCGGAGTGTGTACTTTTTGGTGTTGTGAATACACCGGCTACGTGATATAAGTTTGTAGTTATGTCAGTGCTTACTATTCACCCGTTGGCCTATCTTTATGTAGCTGTAGCGTGGTAGTTTGTAGAGATATGGTATGTAGGTAATACCGCTTGTACAAATTGGCACTGTTTCAAGCGAGGGTGCAAACGGAAAAGAGGGCAACCCGATTTCGAATCTTGTGGACAACCTTTTCAACTCTCTATTTTGGGTATTTCTTTGTTCCAAAAATGTATAGTTTTTGTTAGAAATAATCATCAAGAACAGGAGCAAGGTGAAATAACGGATGGGTAGTATAGTATGGCTTCAGACGATGTCGACAGATTTATCTCCATCACAGGATTTGGTAGAAATGACCAGGCAAAAAGGTCCTGGATTCAGAAAGTAGGCTTTCTTCATTGGCCAGTATGTCTCTTTTTCTGGGGTATTTTGTTTGGGGCGGATATAGCGGGATGTGCACATACCAATCAATCATAGAGCTGTCTACTTCTCATGTTGTGGTGACGAACGTAGTCATTAAAAACTAATCATTATCATTCCTAAATCTATGTATCTTCATCATTTGCTACTTATACTGATTCTAGCCCAGGGATACTGTGCGCATCGACTGCCATCCTGCTGGTCTGAGAGTGAGGCTGCTTGAAGAATACTTTTTAACAACAAATCAGCTATGAAACATACAAAGTAAGAATGAAATCTAACCCATTCAGAATTTATCAACCGTTATCAGCATGATAGAACATGATTTCCATCGTTGTCAAAAGGGTTCATCATGAGTC from Penicillium psychrofluorescens genome assembly, chromosome: 5 carries:
- a CDS encoding uncharacterized protein (ID:PFLUO_008103-T1.cds;~source:funannotate), yielding MDLQGTKEARKQEDGEGPLDAYGAGSGRSKERSNSHSHHDTPSNLQPLRRRQQPTFLHPPRASRHASVAAPRAPHEPSKPSPEAMAVPQALGLSSRNVRLLGRAKRQPPVTKKTLSELDLPCIMSNINLRMDANFDRDLHFKPDLEGEKGKRKRKEAADYWDAMAAEIAIYSFCAANTDTVPEEGTEGTRKTFEPRLPTMFETLQEVIKTLVPTDDHASVTQNLEVPLLMQQIRKGVLDMVALATWLAALFKTHCAPMRDEWADRMVEQITEGSQSQDPHKIVDGLQTLFAILEAMKLDVANHQIRAFRVLLIEDTVPFLQEYFQGKTSHGTFQVESARLWYLAAREAAQQEDDQRSSPIEAETGKDFRPLEALFRGISGHLLQFHAPEDFPETFLFDSDRLWQLRSTAQNLVNLDVAWYIFESYVHTQKRYLSAPAETYSTFRSRIWSLLEDGSGGARTASADDDPDLRGGACWLRNMRCVALEIARFAGAACCLDEVVADEVIGPIEEALEWHLSNESELFRYFQNAMRDKILASTLASARRYLPLSPLAICDSQRATPPPPAPLPASTTSSSSSTSGSSSSSSSSTSTSISPQQYDIDRVGMRLAHIGILHWRVWAPLLYLRDEIAEQDAPSSS
- a CDS encoding uncharacterized protein (ID:PFLUO_008104-T1.cds;~source:funannotate); its protein translation is MAFYQLVPAMDLAVMLWAGRLPVPGTKGGNALFFWLFQTEDPAYDDNLIRLANGNGPISFVGNSTQLKQNPYSWTRFGHVLYVDQPVGTGFSTASNPYPVRDNERTTADFARWLHSFFAHFPHLQSKQIHLIGESYAGIYIPYFATALLEGEHAFPLRLRSMSLGDGSWGNAAAMSSVAMGAYMRSQNGLLQIPEDVMKIFTEADQTCGFDDVLAEAAVYPPKSKIHIPGHPENLNYRRQQQQRRYDPTPALDGECDIQPSTAAEVYTSIFNSTCYGPCATFSTAVDYLLARGTDKQACFDVYDIHHDCNTIDPLHLLEAYFSRADVQAALHVKHSGTYSPCNPTILSTLLEAPSPIPPEYHLLPNLVTKHNISLHLYSGEWDMLINHLGAELSIQNMTWRGAQGFSQNPSRLFYGDDAAPSSSFSATTRSPKATLSKTVSTETLGGVAGTWAAERGVSYHLFRGAGHSVFANKPREMFAYVRDVVIRGKAD
- a CDS encoding uncharacterized protein (ID:PFLUO_008105-T1.cds;~source:funannotate), which produces MNEPDNAPQIKDGIRQAYDDIAPTYLTWTQSSHGVRLSYVEAMLKHHGPPDKGATGMNILELGCGAGVPVTEVLAARENTSVTANDISAAQIQLAKKRLPESVRLIEGDMMELKFDKEHFDAVLAMYSVIHLPRDEQTTMLRRIYGWLKPGGHFLANFAATEFESSSAQSWLGGTKGAMYWSGWGKDKTRAIIGEIGFEVVIDEVVTDVEEQDGVSHDVPFHWILAKKPV